Proteins encoded by one window of Lasioglossum baleicum chromosome 4, iyLasBale1, whole genome shotgun sequence:
- the LOC143208057 gene encoding transmembrane protein 126: MALVPIRGNHTSSDTSLHIVDHEAVASQRKLLDKWKPQSEVWWLKYGERIVSGMCAINGLVINSMIRQKLKLRSRGRTISFFYASIGPAVMGGFFFSTFVTNEILLYKHGCPVCYEIKGGLLTSATAILFPLLSMKVLGLGLAASVGLRVPHVYEVRELANFTWSVLKPGLPHLSLLFATNTLTASYITSKQMWQADAIANTLLELEEYLQEKKSEQL; this comes from the exons ATGGCATTAGTACCCATACGAGGCAACCATACATCATCGGACACCTCATTACATATAGTAGACCATGAAGCAGTCGCTAGTCAACGGAAATTATTAGATAAATGGAAACCGCAAAGTGAAGT ATGGTGGCTTAAATATGGCGAGAGGATTGTTTCAGGAATGTGTGCCATAAATGGTTTAGTAATTAATTCTATGATTAGACAGAAATTGAAACTGCGTAGCAGAGGTCGTACGATTTCATTTTTCTATGCATCAATTGGACCAGCTGTAATGGGAGGTTTCTTCTTTAGTACT TTTGTTACAAACGAAATACTACTATATAAGCACGGATGTCCAGTGTgttatgaaataaaaggaggttTACTCACGAGTGCTACAGCTATATTATTTCCATTGCTATCAATGAAAGTACTTGGTCTTGGG TTAGCTGCAAGCGTCGGACTAAGAGTTCCCCATGTGTACGAAGTACGAGAACTTGCTAATTTTACCTGGAGCGTTCTAAAACCAGGACTTCCACATTTATCACTCTTATTTGCAACTAATACTCTGACAGCTAGCTATATAACATCCAAACAAATGTGGCAAGCAGATGCGATAGCAAATACATTATTAGAATTGGAAGAGTATTTACAAGAAAAGAAAAGTGAACAATTGTAA